DNA from Onthophagus taurus isolate NC chromosome 2, IU_Otau_3.0, whole genome shotgun sequence:
CCAATGAGCGATCCTGGACCACCCACATCAATACCATTAACTGTTAGAAGTGCTAATTGTATCTCACAAgctttcgttttattttcgtaagaaacaatttaatcataaataaattttatgattaatttatatttatatttagaaaagCTATGATTTATACACAACCAAGAACATTTTTAAACTGGTTGAGTCTAATTATATTGGCAGTCAGTTTATCATTAATAATGGGTGCTATATTTTGGGATTTACCAAACAGCGATCAACAATTAAATCTAAATGATAGATTAGGATATCATTACGCTACAATGTGCATAATAATTTGGCCCATTATTCTTTTATTGACACTAATGgagattaaaacaaatagaaaaactGTTGAACGTGATATAAGTGATGGTTTATACGGTAGATTTACGTATATTTTTACTAAAGtgagtttatttaatttttttttaatgtattaattttttttaattatttttagagtattgtaaatatttttccatcCTTATTCGTATGGTTAATATATTTAGTGCCAAGTTACTCTATGAGTGGACTGTATATGCAGAGCGCCACGAATTATAAAggtttttacatttatttaggTAACtcaataaattgattaataaattatttatgtataatttatttctttatttttttcgtaGGTGTTATGCTTCTTTATTTAAGCtgtttacaaatatttacaacagcatttatttatttaatcccAATTCCAAATAGGGCAACATTTCTGTCAACAATTATAATGACTGCTTTATTCTTTTCAAACGGATATTTAGTCCATTACAAAGATTTGACTACTTGTACAAAATGGATTGAATACATAAGCCCCAATACCTGGGTATTACCATATTTATTAAACAGAGAATTATCTACTGAAGCTATTGCAAGCAGTTTTTCAACTACTTTATGCAGGAGTAAACAAGTACGtttgttatgtttaaaatttaattaaatacttcaaagtttttaatcttttagGTACAACGACAAGATATTATAGTTCAAGCACCTTGTCCATCACCAAATGGAACTcaaattttagtaaattacggatatcgaaaagaaaatcaagaaTTTTATGATTATGGGGATGCTCCTATAGCTATGGCTGTATTTTACATAGTTTGTACACTTATAGCGTGTTTTGGATTCGTTATGAATTGTTGCAGAAATAGTTCCTCAAAACACAGGGAGAGGAATAATGGAAACAAGCCCTAGATTAAGTTTACAGTTAGTATTTAGTAAATTATTGTAATGTTTAGGtaattttatctattttaaaatattattattgtgccgatatactttaattaataaaagaccatttttgtaaattattgcATTTTCTTGCATGAAACtatttttgagattatttcattatattgCTGCATTATACTCCCTATTTAGGCAATGAGAAGAGTGCGTTTCCATCAAAGGCAGAAGGAATGATATATTCTCCgtcttttttatgtataatggCGCGacttgtaaatttaaaagagtTTGAAGTGTTTTGCTCGTATTTTGTGCagctttaaaatgcaattattgtataattcgttttttttttctataatacttgtcaatgtaaattttttagggtttctgttggtattatctaggacccttataaagtttatgttgttttcctgatttttagtaacattttcagtaactaaatagttgaggttaaaatactaataaatttttagataaatacgattttaacgaagtacatatttgttgtaaaaacgtgctacaaagtaattaaatagaacaaaataacttttctaggtaaataaatggcaaataaacaccccacaacattttttatgcaccttttctttttgaataacgaaagctcaaacgtcagtgtgacatatttatatcaaatcatgataaaacaaaacaccctgttaattttgccaacattacaacaatttggcaggtattatagaaaaaaaatgaacggtttactttaattataaattgtcATTGatgaatcaaataaattagaatatatgtaattttgtgtgaaattgaggttgaagatataattcaagaatcatcatgtcgcttaaaaatcgacaatttttctttaatcgaCGGGAAATCACTCAAGTTAGcctttacaaataaaaaaaactctaAGTTTTACTacctaaataaaaatttaaaaaaagtgtccTTTCAAAAATGCACAttgatttatttctatttatttattgaacaaGTTGCAAACTGCAAactaacaaatataaatttgttaaaatttttttaaaattctcgCCTTTTTGGATTTTCAAAGTGATATAAAGATTTGCATATACAGGGTTTCCCAAACGGATAAATTCGGTAAAACCACTAAAAACAGTTTATGGCAAAATCGCTAagacgggtctaaagatttaaattttttgcaattatttggtatagatttaaaatatctttcgtCATTTCTAAACGAGTaatgacgtcatcgatatatttttcaaatagcaatGCCCCATTTCTATTACGGAATATAAAAGAGgacttttttctgaatctaatACAGTCAATGGGCGCGTTCACCAGAAAATTCCGTTTACGTTGGCAAACGCAAACGGGTTACGATTGCATTGGTGATTTGGTGAACGGCCAATTTTTCTATAGACATATGGTTTGATAACAACAGATGGCGCTTTAAtgacatttatttataattttaattaatttataggtACATACCGCTCAATTTATCatgaatttcttcattttcaaagatagTATACACTAAcccattaaataaataatttcgggTTCTGccattcttttttgttgattttaaatttaagatgaCACAAACACCAAACACCGTTTGCGATTGCTAACGGAAAAATCATACGATTGATAAAATGGCGGCTGTTTACCAAACACGTTTGAagttagaaaattttcaagaaaaagttatcttaaaatttcatcatttttcattCTTTTGAGATAGAAAAGtagcagtagccatgcgtAACCATGACAACCAACTGtttcagatatcaaaaatgaacCTCAACTGAATGGAAAATCATGAAACTTTAAggcaatttttctcgaaaattttcttatgtagctaatattaattattaatcctctttcatattccgtattAATCTAATTTCTGTAAAGTTTGGATGTACGTTTATTGAATTTGCAGAATTTGAAGTTTAGACACTAGataactaacaatttttgatactcTTTGTAACTTACAAGCTGTACAATAGTTTCAACTGCTGCACAAACCGTACAcccaaaccaacccaacccgaatgtttctagttctaggtctagtgttagttctagttttacactatcactagaactaacacaagacctagaactagaatcatttgggtttagccgtcttgagagacgtgaggctaaacccgaatgtttctagttctaggtctagtattagtacTAGTTTTAAATGTTGTTTAGCATTAGCTtctggtatatttttatttaaagaaaagtaGAATTAACTGGCGctgtgcgtctcttaagacggctaaacctgaatgtttctagttctaggtctaaatctaacattagttttagtgacagtggtGATAGTTAGTatggattattttaataagtttgCAACCAGTTTAACACCAATTgacatattttgtaaatatcgGAAATATTTGAAGTATAGGCAACCAAGCTAACGCAtataacaaaaagaatttaaataattaatttatttcatttccaattataaataattaatttaaaacgttaataaagattaattaattaatttgcaCATAAATACCtaacacattaaatttatcgtCTTTGAAATACTTTACTTGTGATTCACGCGGTATTTACaacaaactaaatttaaactgcaaaaatagaccaatttaataacaaaaacatattaaattctttattattagaCGAAACTGTACATTTAAGTAGCGGGAATAGTATGCATCTAACAAACAGCTGATTTATTTCCCCACACTTGACCCGCATATTATGTACGGATGACAGTTTagatttaaagcaaaaaaaaaacaactcaTTTATAAACTTTTCCACTAACAAAGTATCCACGCTTAAGTATTAACCTTAAACGCCACAAAAACCCGATAATTATGCGGCCTTAAACATTCCTTTTTGCAATTCCTGATGTTGTTTTGCACCGCGTAAGGGGGGAAGTTGTTGTGAAGGTACTTTTCAGTGGGAAAGAAGATGGCAGAAGTACATAACCTACCTAATACAGATAATTTAAATATCAAGAACGGAAATTTTATATGTGGAGTTGTTGAAGGTAAAACGTTATCAAtgttctttttataaatacacAAGTAAATGGAAAAGTTTAGTAGTAGACATTATAGTAGAAATTTTTGAGgtggttaaaattaaatgttaaactGTTAATGAGAGGATTTTTAGACTTGTagtgttatttaaatcttGTTATTTTGTATGGTTTGTAGGATTTTATGGTAGACCATGGACTACAGAACAGAGAAAGGATTTATTTCAAAAGTAAGTCAAAATCTCTTTATTACTAATAAAGTAATTTgcatgtttttaataaaggaTGAAGAAATGGGGTATGGACTCGTATGTTTACGCCCCAAAAGATGATTATAAACACCGAGCATATTGGCGAGAACTTTACACAGTAGAAGAAGCCGAACATTTAACAAGTTTAATAACAGCAGCTCGTGATCAAaacattacattttattatgcTTTATCACCGGGTTTGGACATAACTTATAGTAGCTCGAAAGAAGTGACAGtgctaaaaagaaaattagaacAAGTAGCCCAATTTGGTTGTACGGCTTTTGCACTTCTCTTTGATGATATCGAACCTGAAATGTCAGAAGCTGATAAAGAGGTGTTCCAATCGTTTGCTCACGCCCAGGTATCCGTTAcaaacgaaatttatcaacaTTTGGGACAACCCAAGTTCTTTGTATGCCCGACGCAGTATTGCGCCACAAGGGCAGTGCCAAATGTTACTAATTCTGAGTATTTGAATACGTTAGGAAGTAAGTTAGCACAGGAAATTGATATTATGTGGACTGGATCGAAAGTTATATCGCGATTATTGACTAAAGAAGGTATTCAAGAGATTACTGACATATTAAGACGCGCACCGGTTATTTGGGACAATTTACACGCCAATGATTATGATCAGAAGAGGGTGTTTTTGGGGCCATACTCAGGAAGATCTCCTGATTTAATTCCAAAATTAAGAGGGGTTTTAACGAATCCTAATTGCGAGTATGGAGCGAATTTTGTTGCTATACATACTTTGGCACAATGGTCTAGATGTAATGTTGATGGACAAAGAGATTTAACATTAAGtatgtaattataataataaatacagggtgattcatataAGAAGGGacaattaagatgatttaactcaacttatctctatactaagttgtacccctgaggagttataggccttcacagttgggtcttaaatttttaaaacattcaatCAATATCTTgttaatacattaagctagaaaaatcaaatttggtatacattatgagtgtaccaagggtattaattggtagcaagtgAGGCCAATTGAGGcttttcaaagggttgattaaagGTGATGATTATTGcaataactcaaaaatcaaataactttataacctatttgaaaaaataagagtaaaaaaagttttagaattaaattccacattccacaagtaataatgtattaaatccgccaaaaggttaaaaaaatcggtcaaaatttagtaattctttgtaaaaaaaatttttatttcaatttagtACCAATTGGACCGagttatgcatcacttgactaagcgacaaatgaataatgttgataaaaacgggattttcgctttcatctctctaaaaatataagccTTGTGTTTCTGTAAATCGTGGCATAAAGAGTGAGAAGatctagagtttgattttgtacttttaaattggtttttattgtatatagaatttaagtctaactagtttcggcccttggccatcttcagagactctagaaatagattaacatctctcatcttatccattttacaaacaagtttcttaatatttcgttttgttttgttaaaaaagatcacatatcaaagtcgaaatcagattattagttactaatttaaaaaattaaagtttaaaaagttgtaaaataaaattaaggacgaagtgttacaagtttacaggttaaaatttaagaacgctcttttttaacaaaagcaatattaagaaacttgggaaaaattcaagaatcatcatgtggcttaaaaatcgacgatttttacaatttttttaatcaatcagTAAGTGCAAAAAGTGACTATCAACCtgaattttgacatatttataatcttcattaaaaatcctttaaaatgagtacaaacacgacatatttatcttcaatattaatgaagttatggtcaacttccggttaagaatgtcaacgtcaattttgacatatttgtaatcgttgtgcaaaatcctttaaaatgagtccaaacatgatacgtttaattccaatattactcgagatataagcttgaaatgtcaatgtcattttgacatattgacatatatatttttttttattaaattaaggttggtattaatatttaaaaattaaattgctatcttcattgttgctaacttagggtttaatgttttctattctatttttggactcattttaaaggttttttaataaagatgacaaatatgtcaaaactgacgtttcaaaccggaagtgattgtatttccattaatattaaagttaaatatgtcgagtttggactcattttaaaggattttttatgaagttgacaaatatgtatgtatgtcaaaattaaaagttgaaagttcgaactttctagttttttgagataaatacgtCAAGTTTGGATttactttaaaggttattttatgaagattacgaatatattaataaaattaaagttgacattgacaactgaaagtttttttcacgactaaacccgaatgtttctagttgtcgttctagttttagttcaataaagaGATCAATCAacattttacaaagaaaaaactcACTCCAAAAACGGATTTTCCCTTTTTACATTTGACAGTCGTGCGTTTTGCCTCTACttgttttaaaaagttgttttacttttaattcctGCTGACCAAAAATccgaataaaattttttctattaaacatttaagacccaactttgaaggcctataactcctcaggggtacaacttagtatagaggtaagtgtcggttcttatgtgaatcaccccctgtataataaaataatttattaatgtaataataaatctaGATGACACGGTATCCGCCGATATTAAGTTAGAAACCGAAACAGAGGATGGTATGTCAGGCGAAGACGTTCCAGCCACTTTATCTCCGAACATGTACCACCCAAGACAAGCTTTAAGAAATGCTATAAACGATTGGTTACcggaattttcaaaacataaaGTCGCATGGGGACCAATTGCAAAACCACAACCAGCTGTAGCAAGTAAATGGAATAAAGTCAGCGTTTAAAGTAACCCCCAGTCTAATTTGAAAACGATGTTAGCCGTTTTTAAATTAGGCAGGGGGGAATTTACTTTTGACGCGGACTCTATAGTCTTAAGttattatacagtgtgtccgtaaagcaacggatataggcgataaaatcattataaacatcctctttcatattccgtaataaaaatgggggaatgccatttaaaaaaatatcgatgattttttcataaaccgtttataatgattttatcgcctatatccgtaacttaacattatttttagtCGTTCCAGTTCCAATAATACCATCAATAAACACCTGTATGAGTTTAACAACAACAACCACGACGACTTCAACTGGAACAATTCCAACTCCAATTGTTAATAGTAATCAACTTCAAGCTTTGGCGGAAGTTTGCAGTACCGTAAACGTCGTAAATGATGCATTAATTAATCCGATGCCAACGCCCGTTATGAATTCGCTCGTTTCGGAAACGAAAGTTATCTGTAACGAATCCATCCCAAATCCGATTACGCCAGTTCCAATTCCGGTCAAAATAATTCCACCAAACGATGATCACGTCCAAAGTATAACCGTCTTAAACGGCACGGTTATCAGGgataaagaaaaaacgatTTGTAATATTAAGGATAATGGTAAAGTGGATGTTGGAAAAGATGGCGATACCGTCGCGAAAGAAGATACCAGTATGACGACGGATATCAGCAACGATTTGAGTAATGAATCAAGTTTGAGTCCTTCTGAACCAATGGATTGTAACAGTACCCCAAATATTTCACCTGCGCATATTGCAAAATGTAATGGATCGAATGAAGATGTTGCTATGAGCGAAACTGTAAGTAAAATGAACGcggtttaattaattttgaatgtgaATTATTTTTCGTTTAGGCATCTAGTGGAAGTATGCAAATCGAAAGTAGTGATCATACAAATATGGTCGTTGAAACGGTTGAAGAAAAAAGGTTGGtgtagatatttttattactaatatGAGAATAAATTACggaaattttagaaaagaatGTCAACTTACGTTTGATGATTTATCGCTCCTCTGTGATCTGTTTTACTTGCCATTTGAACATGGTGGTCAAGGACTTCAATTATTGCAAGAATTCAACTGGCTAAAGTCTAATGCTCATTTGGttgtatcaataaataaagaaaaatctaaTCCTGAAGtaagtttattgaaaatagTGTTCAAAAGTTATATATAGGTGTCCCTGTATATCAGTGTTTTTCAACCTTTTTCATGACACGACCCCTctagtaacaaaaaatatttcgcgACCCCCCGAcccttttttttatgtatgttaaaaatatttaatccatacaaaaatttacgacaATAGTTGTCGTTATTTATGACtacaattatttgaaatttgggTTTACTGTGATTGAGAATAAACCGCAGTGTGTAATTTGCTTTGAAATTTTGTCAAGAGAAAGCATGAAACCATCGAAGTTGGTACGCCACCTAAACACAAAACATcctaatgaaaaaataaacccGTGCAATTTTTTGAGCGAAAACTAAAAGGTCTTTGTAGCACATCAcgcactcttattattttgatataaCAACCCATGGTGATATAACATGATgtttctatataaaaataataagagtgcgTGATGCGCTACAATTAGCGCACATTGTAGCGCATCAcgcactcttattatttttatatagaaacATCATGTTATATCACCATGGGTTGTTATATCAACATAATGTATTTTCCCATGGCGATTTTGTTATagtcataaaataataagagtgcgTGATGCGCTACAGTCTTGAACATCAAAAAACTGCTATAGGACAAATGTCCAACCTAAATGAGAAAGCGTTGCTCGCTAGTTATCGAGTAGCTTTTCGTGTGGCTAAAGCAGGAAAACCTCACAGTATTGccgaaaatttgattttaccAGCGGCTTTAGATATAGCAGAGATTATGTTTGGCAAACAAGAGGTCGAAAAGCTCAAAAGTATACTCTGACAATACCATTCAACGCAGGATAAGCAATATGGCGACTGACGTTCGTGATCAAGtcatagaaaaaataaagaaaagttctTTTGTGTCCTTACAATTTGATGAATCAACGGATATTGCGGGTTGTGCGCAGTGTGTAGCTTTGTGCGTTTTGAATCCAATGAAATATTGATGGAAGAAATACTATTTTGCAAGGCACTTCCCAAAAATGCTACAGGTCAGTTCTTGCATGACATGTTCGTTGAAGCTAGGCAAGATATGAATATCGATTGGGCACAAAAATGCATTGCTATTTGTAGTGACGGAGCAAAAGCCATGAGTGGATTTATTGCTAGACTGAAAGAACAAATGCCAAACGCTTGTTGGATGCACTGCTTTCTCCATCACCAAGCTCTTGCAGCCAAAACCTGAATTCATTACTCTGAATTCATTTCTGACCCTGAATTCCTTTTGAAATTGGCTTTTCTTTCCGACTTATTTgagcatttaaacaacttgaATAAAAGTCTTCAAGGGCGGGATGAAAATGTCATTACAGCAAAAGACAAACTGCAtagctttataaaaaaaattgaattgttgtCATCATctataaatcaaaacaactTTGATTCATTTTCGTCGACACAGTCTTTCATTGAAGAAGTCGGAAGCGAGATAAACATTAACTCATATATATCTGGTATGAAAATGGTGTTAGATAATTTGAAGAAAGAGTTGTGTCATTACTTCTCAGTGCAAGAGATATCGATTAACACTGGGCAAAGATGCatcttaaatccgtttttaaatGCAGCTATAAATGAAGCAAATTTAGCAACTAAGCTCAAAGAGAATCTGCTGGAATTATCTGCCGATGGGATGTTACACTTGAAATTCAAGTCTGAAAATTTGGATACCTTttggttaaaaagaaaaacagaatACCCAGAATTAACAACCGAGGCTTTGAAGTGTCTACCTCGTACTTGTGCGAGTTGGCATTTTCATCAATGGcccaaataaaaagtaaactaAGAAATCGCTTAAATTTGGAAAACGATTTAATacttaaaattgcaaaaacgGATTCACGATGGGAGAAATTGATTGAACAAACTCAAGCGCAACCTTCACATTAAAATGAACGAGTACtcgaagattttatttttgttaatgtgTTTGTATAAACAACGTAACAAGTATCATTTTGTTAACTTTGTTTAATCTACCTCcttgaaatttattgatttttttactgAGTTCTCGCGACCCCCCTACAGAGGCTTCGCGACCCCCAGGGGGTCGCGACCCACATGTTGAAAAACACTGCTGTATATAAAGgcctgttctggtaaaaataagaaaaaaattccatgtcttttagttaagtggtaatagaattttttaataatgtattcaaTATGAACCATGCTTCTATAGAAatcacaaatcaaacaacaaaagtcgttagttttgcaaaaaaatattagtttgattgagttaaggttgaaagaatttatgtctattaagtTGACACATGATGATTTCGAAAAAAGGAGTGgtacaacacccttggcaagttattttaaaagatgggcTGTTCAGTCAAGTAccatttttcgtttaaaacaaatattgcctgtttttctgcaaaaaaatcgttatttaaagaatttatacTTCCGTATGCTGTTTCTTAGGACTGTTTCAAATAAGGTTAAc
Protein-coding regions in this window:
- the LOC111423601 gene encoding protein O-GlcNAcase isoform X1, whose protein sequence is MAEVHNLPNTDNLNIKNGNFICGVVEGFYGRPWTTEQRKDLFQKMKKWGMDSYVYAPKDDYKHRAYWRELYTVEEAEHLTSLITAARDQNITFYYALSPGLDITYSSSKEVTVLKRKLEQVAQFGCTAFALLFDDIEPEMSEADKEVFQSFAHAQVSVTNEIYQHLGQPKFFVCPTQYCATRAVPNVTNSEYLNTLGSKLAQEIDIMWTGSKVISRLLTKEGIQEITDILRRAPVIWDNLHANDYDQKRVFLGPYSGRSPDLIPKLRGVLTNPNCEYGANFVAIHTLAQWSRCNVDGQRDLTLNDTVSADIKLETETEDGMSGEDVPATLSPNMYHPRQALRNAINDWLPEFSKHKVAWGPIAKPQPAVAIVPVPIIPSINTCMSLTTTTTTTSTGTIPTPIVNSNQLQALAEVCSTVNVVNDALINPMPTPVMNSLVSETKVICNESIPNPITPVPIPVKIIPPNDDHVQSITVLNGTVIRDKEKTICNIKDNGKVDVGKDGDTVAKEDTSMTTDISNDLSNESSLSPSEPMDCNSTPNISPAHIAKCNGSNEDVAMSETASSGSMQIESSDHTNMVVETVEEKRKECQLTFDDLSLLCDLFYLPFEHGGQGLQLLQEFNWLKSNAHLVVSINKEKSNPEIQEWFLRAEKMGEMTEAVNKLFQHLTTCNNRELLYDLYSYVWDIRGVISLLNSYIKWLAGGQFPSSMPSYTQGTYTWFSKGWKETFMSGEQEPWVFRGGLTADLQRLIPVDSGNDLFVYKAPDVPTCRVYTIRPYLPTDEAQVYQVCTRTCKDGLEDCLPYPDDLKDLQADKIVGAYLTMHPEFCMVVEDESGIVGYACASPDYKKFRLKVELAWIPEMCLKYPINEDRTDISKFAKESVEYFHNFKDEVYVSSPTHPSSMICSLLPSVLDQSVSKRLVTCLLAALRANGSFGVHVIMNTNDSYTHAFYGKLGFVENTHEAIKGKIVMGRTF
- the LOC111423601 gene encoding protein O-GlcNAcase isoform X3, coding for MAEVHNLPNTDNLNIKNGNFICGVVEGFYGRPWTTEQRKDLFQKMKKWGMDSYVYAPKDDYKHRAYWRELYTVEEAEHLTSLITAARDQNITFYYALSPGLDITYSSSKEVTVLKRKLEQVAQFGCTAFALLFDDIEPEMSEADKEVFQSFAHAQVSVTNEIYQHLGQPKFFVCPTQYCATRAVPNVTNSEYLNTLGSKLAQEIDIMWTGSKVISRLLTKEGIQEITDILRRAPVIWDNLHANDYDQKRVFLGPYSGRSPDLIPKLRGVLTNPNCEYGANFVAIHTLAQWSRCNVDGQRDLTLNDTVSADIKLETETEDGMSGEDVPATLSPNMYHPRQALRNAINDWLPEFSKHKVAWGPIAKPQPAVAIVPVPIIPSINTCMSLTTTTTTTSTGTIPTPIVNSNQLQALAEVCSTVNVVNDALINPMPTPVMNSLVSETKVICNESIPNPITPVPIPVKIIPPNDDHVQSITVLNGTVIRDKEKTICNIKDNGKVDVGKDGDTVAKEDTSMTTDISNDLSNESSLSPSEPMDCNSTPNISPAHIAKCNGSNEDVAMSETASSGSMQIESSDHTNMVVETVEEKRKECQLTFDDLSLLCDLFYLPFEHGGQGLQLLQEFNWLKSNAHLVVSINKEKSNPEIQEWFLRAEKMGEMTEAVNKLFQHLTTCNNRELLYDLYSYVWDIRGVISLLNSYIKWLGFSKGWKETFMSGEQEPWVFRGGLTADLQRLIPVDSGNDLFVYKAPDVPTCRVYTIRPYLPTDEAQVYQVCTRTCKDGLEDCLPYPDDLKDLQADKIVGAYLTMHPEFCMVVEDESGIVGYACASPDYKKFRLKVELAWIPEMCLKYPINEDRTDISKFAKESVEYFHNFKDEVYVSSPTHPSSMICSLLPSVLDQSVSKRLVTCLLAALRANGSFGVHVIMNTNDSYTHAFYGKLGFVENTHEAIKGKIVMGRTF
- the LOC111423601 gene encoding protein O-GlcNAcase isoform X2, with the translated sequence MAEVHNLPNTDNLNIKNGNFICGVVEGFYGRPWTTEQRKDLFQKMKKWGMDSYVYAPKDDYKHRAYWRELYTVEEAEHLTSLITAARDQNITFYYALSPGLDITYSSSKEVTVLKRKLEQVAQFGCTAFALLFDDIEPEMSEADKEVFQSFAHAQVSVTNEIYQHLGQPKFFVCPTQYCATRAVPNVTNSEYLNTLGSKLAQEIDIMWTGSKVISRLLTKEGIQEITDILRRAPVIWDNLHANDYDQKRVFLGPYSGRSPDLIPKLRGVLTNPNCEYGANFVAIHTLAQWSRCNVDGQRDLTLNDTVSADIKLETETEDGMSGEDVPATLSPNMYHPRQALRNAINDWLPEFSKHKVAWGPIAKPQPAVAIPIIPSINTCMSLTTTTTTTSTGTIPTPIVNSNQLQALAEVCSTVNVVNDALINPMPTPVMNSLVSETKVICNESIPNPITPVPIPVKIIPPNDDHVQSITVLNGTVIRDKEKTICNIKDNGKVDVGKDGDTVAKEDTSMTTDISNDLSNESSLSPSEPMDCNSTPNISPAHIAKCNGSNEDVAMSETASSGSMQIESSDHTNMVVETVEEKRKECQLTFDDLSLLCDLFYLPFEHGGQGLQLLQEFNWLKSNAHLVVSINKEKSNPEIQEWFLRAEKMGEMTEAVNKLFQHLTTCNNRELLYDLYSYVWDIRGVISLLNSYIKWLAGGQFPSSMPSYTQGTYTWFSKGWKETFMSGEQEPWVFRGGLTADLQRLIPVDSGNDLFVYKAPDVPTCRVYTIRPYLPTDEAQVYQVCTRTCKDGLEDCLPYPDDLKDLQADKIVGAYLTMHPEFCMVVEDESGIVGYACASPDYKKFRLKVELAWIPEMCLKYPINEDRTDISKFAKESVEYFHNFKDEVYVSSPTHPSSMICSLLPSVLDQSVSKRLVTCLLAALRANGSFGVHVIMNTNDSYTHAFYGKLGFVENTHEAIKGKIVMGRTF